The Nodosilinea sp. FACHB-141 nucleotide sequence ACGCTGGTGGCGAACCCGTGCTCTAGCGGGGCCGAGGCAGCGAGTTCGAAGGCGGCGGGGGGCGGGGCAGCCACCATTGGCATCTCTTCAGCTAGGCCAGTGACGATGAGGCGAAAGGCAATCTGCTGGGCCTTGGCCACGGGCAAGTTAAGCTGCTGAGCAATATCCTTGATGGCCATGGTGCCGTTGGTATACTCCCACACCTGCCATTCGTTGGGGTTGAGGCGCAGGCTGGGCTTGCTCTCGACCACGCTGATCAAAGCTGAGGAGGGGTCGGGCAGTTTTTCGTCGAGGGCGTCCCAGTCTTTGAGCGCGCGCAGCCCAGACAGGGTGACATCGGTGGCAGTAGCGATCAGCCCGGTCATTTCGGAGACGGGCAGCGGGGCTTTGGGGTCAAACTGGAACCAGCCGTCGGGGAGGGCAAACAGGGCGCACACCTGACGCATTACCTGAGTGTAAAACAGCAGTTTGAGCTGTTCGGCAGTGAGCACGCCCTGGTTTTTGAGGCACAGGCCCAGAGGAGTGTGGATTTGGCAGGTTTGGGCCAGCCGGGAGACGGCGCGATCGCCCATCCAGCCCCGCTGGGCAATTAGTCGCATCAGGCCCTGCTGGTCAAGGCTGTTGCCAGCGGCAACAATTTGCCCCTGGCTCAGCCAGATGTGGTGGTTGTGGCGAGCAACGGTGGTGGGGTCGCTTAGAGTGCAGATTGTTAACAGGCCGGTTTTATTGCCCTGTTCTACTAGCTGAAACAGTTCGGGCAAAGAGAAATCGGCGAGGTATCCAGTGACAGTCATGGGTGTTATCCCTTTCTGCGGGCGAGTGAGTGGGTTAGACGTAGGAAGTGGGGAAGTAAAAGGGTGGGGATGGGGTTGGGCCTGGGGAGTTGACGGTTTGTACCGCTAGCTTCAACACCGCATCCGTAAATCCCGCATGTTTAACTGAATTTCAATGGCGTTGCATTGGCAGGCTCTAGGTCGTAGGGGCTAAGCTGCCCGCCCAGGTAAACTGCACCAGGGAAATCACTGCCTGGGCCACCGATGCAGTTTCGTTGGCGTTGACGGCAACTATAGGCGGACGGCGAGCGGGGTCGGGGTAGCCAAGGGCCAGGGCAATGTTGGCGGCATCCCAGGCACCGGAACAGTCGGTGTGGGTAAGACCGATGATCATGGGTGCGGGCGATCGCTGTTTCATGAAGGTCATGATGCGGCGAGCCTCTCGAAACTCATGGGGTCGATGGGCCGCTACTAGCAAAATGTAGGCGTGGGCCTTTTGAATCAGAATGTCCCACATGAAGTCGAAGCGCGACTGGCCAGGGGTGCCGTAGAGATGTAGGGCCATGTCGGGGCCAAACTGGAGGCGACCAAAGTCGAAGGCAACGGTGGTGCGCTTTTTAATCAGCAGGGTGTCGTCGGTGGCGCGGCGATCGGTGTCTACCACCTCAATTTCGCTGACGGATCGAATGAAGGTGGACTTGCCGGCCCCCACAGGGCCGGTGACCACTAAACGCATGATT carries:
- a CDS encoding DUF4388 domain-containing protein, which translates into the protein MTVTGYLADFSLPELFQLVEQGNKTGLLTICTLSDPTTVARHNHHIWLSQGQIVAAGNSLDQQGLMRLIAQRGWMGDRAVSRLAQTCQIHTPLGLCLKNQGVLTAEQLKLLFYTQVMRQVCALFALPDGWFQFDPKAPLPVSEMTGLIATATDVTLSGLRALKDWDALDEKLPDPSSALISVVESKPSLRLNPNEWQVWEYTNGTMAIKDIAQQLNLPVAKAQQIAFRLIVTGLAEEMPMVAAPPPAAFELAASAPLEHGFATSVTADTAGAAPVSQSFLQNLVGFLKGKV
- a CDS encoding ATP/GTP-binding protein; this encodes MEIMRLVVTGPVGAGKSTFIRSVSEIEVVDTDRRATDDTLLIKKRTTVAFDFGRLQFGPDMALHLYGTPGQSRFDFMWDILIQKAHAYILLVAAHRPHEFREARRIMTFMKQRSPAPMIIGLTHTDCSGAWDAANIALALGYPDPARRPPIVAVNANETASVAQAVISLVQFTWAGSLAPTT